A window from uncultured Desulfobacter sp. encodes these proteins:
- a CDS encoding proline/glycine betaine ABC transporter permease translates to MFDEKVLPIDIWITAFVDWLVNNYRDIFQVIKWPVEQILTGFDIGLNAVPPIIIIAALAFCAWRFSGWGLAVFSVIAMVFIGLIGFWSDTMTTLAMVLASVLFSTIVGVPVGIAAGRSDRVETFARPFLDAMQTTPSFVYLVPIVMLFSVGNVAGVLATIIFAMPPIIRLTSLGIRGVHPELIEAATAFGATRKQVLFKVQIPLAMPTILAGLNQTIMMALAMVVIAALIGAGGLGSPVIQGLNTLDIGLAVMAGLSIVLVAVVLDRITQSMAGKN, encoded by the coding sequence ATGTTTGATGAAAAAGTACTCCCCATAGATATTTGGATCACAGCCTTTGTTGACTGGCTGGTCAATAATTACCGTGACATATTTCAGGTCATAAAATGGCCGGTTGAACAGATTCTCACCGGTTTTGACATCGGCCTTAACGCGGTTCCGCCCATCATCATCATCGCAGCCCTGGCATTTTGCGCCTGGCGCTTTTCAGGATGGGGCCTGGCTGTTTTCAGCGTTATCGCAATGGTCTTTATCGGCCTGATCGGATTCTGGTCGGATACCATGACCACTCTGGCCATGGTGCTGGCCTCGGTTTTGTTTTCCACCATTGTCGGCGTTCCTGTCGGTATCGCCGCCGGCCGCAGCGACCGGGTGGAAACATTTGCCAGACCCTTTTTAGATGCCATGCAGACCACCCCGTCCTTTGTGTACCTGGTTCCCATTGTCATGCTCTTTTCCGTGGGTAATGTGGCAGGGGTTCTTGCCACCATCATCTTTGCCATGCCCCCCATCATTCGCCTGACAAGCTTAGGTATCCGGGGTGTACATCCGGAACTTATAGAAGCCGCCACCGCATTTGGCGCTACCCGCAAGCAGGTGTTGTTCAAAGTCCAGATTCCGCTGGCCATGCCCACCATACTGGCTGGGCTGAACCAGACCATTATGATGGCCCTTGCCATGGTAGTCATCGCAGCCTTGATCGGTGCAGGCGGCCTTGGATCTCCCGTAATCCAAGGATTGAACACACTGGATATCGGTCTTGCCGTGATGGCGGGATTAAGCATTGTTCTGGTAGCCGTAGTGTTAGACAGAATCACTCAGTCTATGGCAGGAAAAAATTAA
- the proX gene encoding glycine betaine/L-proline ABC transporter substrate-binding protein ProX yields the protein MSIAKKFCCFLVAVSMIMVAPAFASSDKPGEGVTVKPARATWNTGYFQEALVSRALTELGYDVKKPKDLKNPIFYKALTLGDLDYWCNGWFPMHNSQLPKNFDDKAQKIGYVAQAGGLQGYLVSRDAVEKYNIKSLDDFKREEVKKAFDKNHDGKADLTACPPGWGCEKVIAHHLKVYDLEDDINPVKASYEAGMASAIGAYKAGEPIFFYTWTPNWTVYKLKPGKDVMWINVPKILPTEAQAEAVDRMTQSGVEGAVTDPVKLGFVVSDIRIVANKKFLADNPAAKKFLELFTLPLADINEQNTRMNTGEKSTKDIQKHVTEWITKNQAKWDDWLTQARAAAK from the coding sequence ATGAGCATTGCAAAAAAATTCTGCTGTTTTCTGGTTGCAGTTTCCATGATCATGGTCGCCCCTGCCTTTGCATCTTCGGACAAACCCGGAGAGGGCGTCACCGTCAAACCCGCACGGGCCACCTGGAACACAGGTTACTTCCAGGAAGCCCTTGTCAGCCGGGCGTTGACTGAATTGGGTTATGATGTCAAGAAGCCCAAAGACCTCAAAAATCCCATTTTTTACAAAGCATTGACCCTGGGCGATCTGGACTACTGGTGCAATGGGTGGTTTCCCATGCATAACAGCCAGCTGCCCAAAAACTTCGACGACAAGGCCCAGAAAATCGGGTATGTAGCCCAGGCCGGGGGCCTCCAAGGCTATCTGGTCTCCAGAGATGCGGTTGAAAAATACAACATCAAATCATTGGATGACTTCAAACGCGAAGAAGTTAAAAAAGCATTTGATAAAAACCATGACGGCAAAGCAGATCTCACCGCATGTCCTCCAGGCTGGGGCTGCGAGAAGGTCATTGCCCATCACCTGAAAGTGTATGATCTGGAAGATGACATCAATCCGGTAAAGGCCTCATACGAAGCAGGCATGGCGTCTGCCATCGGCGCATACAAAGCCGGAGAACCCATCTTCTTTTATACCTGGACCCCGAACTGGACAGTATATAAACTCAAACCGGGCAAAGATGTGATGTGGATCAACGTGCCTAAAATTTTACCCACCGAAGCCCAGGCCGAGGCTGTGGACAGAATGACACAGTCAGGCGTGGAAGGTGCTGTAACTGATCCGGTGAAATTGGGATTTGTGGTTTCAGATATCCGCATTGTGGCCAACAAAAAATTTCTGGCGGACAACCCTGCTGCCAAAAAATTCCTTGAACTGTTCACCTTGCCCCTGGCAGATATTAACGAACAGAACACCCGCATGAATACAGGTGAAAAATCGACCAAAGATATCCAAAAGCATGTCACCGAATGGATTACTAAAAATCAGGCAAAATGGGATGACTGGCTGACCCAGGCCCGGGCCGCTGCAAAATAA
- a CDS encoding BMP family ABC transporter substrate-binding protein, translated as MKTKMNVLLVSFVFLFALALVGCGNQDAPEQAPETAAEVKGDVPEKAAPAGDESTAEKKLKAGFIYVGPVGDYGWSHAHDLGKRHVESLYPWLDTVIVESVNEADSLRIMDRLVQQQKCDVVFTTSFGYMDDTVKAAEKYPNTKFMHCAGFKRAANLGTYFGDLYQMYYLNGMMAGALTKSNELGYVAAYPIPELIRHINAFALGAKSVNPDAVVNVKWIYAWYGPDKAKEAAEALIAEGCDALAFTEDTPAVIEVGQAHCEKGDQIYTFSHYSPMQAYGKDSVVSGQRMDWGGMYAKILEDIHDGTWDPSQDIWWLAKEGAAILGGSTEDAINPKFVEPLKQAMVATEEFGEISAYDLVMKRYGQMKQGVDVFDPFMGPISDNTGEIKINAGEQASKEDLLSMMYYVDNVKGEIPNSN; from the coding sequence ATGAAAACCAAAATGAATGTGCTGCTTGTCAGTTTTGTTTTTCTTTTTGCCCTGGCCCTTGTCGGATGCGGAAATCAGGACGCACCTGAGCAAGCCCCTGAAACTGCAGCCGAAGTCAAGGGAGACGTGCCTGAAAAAGCGGCACCGGCTGGGGATGAATCAACTGCGGAAAAGAAACTGAAAGCCGGTTTTATCTATGTGGGGCCTGTGGGTGATTACGGTTGGTCCCATGCCCATGATTTGGGAAAAAGACATGTTGAATCCCTTTATCCCTGGTTGGACACCGTTATTGTAGAATCCGTTAACGAAGCCGATTCTCTGCGAATCATGGACCGCCTAGTCCAACAGCAGAAATGCGATGTGGTCTTCACCACCAGCTTCGGCTACATGGACGATACGGTTAAGGCCGCTGAAAAATATCCGAATACAAAATTCATGCACTGCGCAGGTTTCAAAAGGGCCGCCAACCTGGGGACCTATTTTGGTGATCTGTATCAGATGTACTACCTCAACGGCATGATGGCAGGGGCACTGACCAAGTCCAACGAGCTGGGTTATGTAGCCGCCTACCCCATTCCCGAATTGATCCGTCACATTAATGCTTTTGCACTGGGCGCCAAGTCCGTCAACCCAGACGCCGTCGTAAACGTCAAATGGATCTATGCCTGGTATGGTCCGGATAAAGCCAAGGAAGCAGCAGAAGCGCTGATCGCCGAAGGCTGTGACGCACTGGCCTTCACCGAGGATACCCCCGCGGTCATTGAAGTGGGCCAGGCCCATTGTGAAAAAGGCGACCAGATTTACACATTCTCCCACTATTCCCCCATGCAGGCCTATGGCAAAGACTCTGTGGTTTCCGGCCAGCGCATGGACTGGGGCGGCATGTATGCCAAAATCCTGGAAGATATTCACGACGGCACCTGGGATCCCAGCCAGGACATCTGGTGGCTGGCCAAGGAAGGGGCCGCCATTTTGGGTGGCAGCACCGAGGATGCCATTAACCCCAAGTTTGTTGAACCCTTAAAGCAGGCCATGGTCGCAACAGAAGAATTTGGCGAAATCAGCGCCTATGACCTTGTCATGAAACGCTATGGCCAGATGAAACAGGGCGTTGACGTATTTGATCCGTTCATGGGCCCGATTTCAGACAACACCGGCGAAATCAAAATAAACGCTGGGGAACAGGCGTCCAAGGAAGATCTGCTTTCCATGATGTATTATGTAGACAATGTGAAAGGCGAAATCCCCAACAGCAATTGA
- a CDS encoding ABC transporter ATP-binding protein — MIKIQRLEMKDICKSFQGVHANRDINLEINSGEILGLLGENGAGKTTLMNILYGIYQPDSGSILINGKPVRISNPLESINLGIGMVHQHFMLIQNHSVIENIALGYKDTPFLFPQKALRRQIKAFSEQFDFQIDLDQKVWQLSAGEQQRVEIIKTLLNGADLLILDEPTSVLTPQEIRELIEILRRMKAEGHSVIFISHKLDEIMDICDRVTVLRKGRIVGGAQTQTTDKMGLARMMVGKDVTLTMNRERLPKGDRVLSVQNIHVTGDKGLAAIKDVSFDVYKNEIFGVAGVAGNGQRELAEAITGIRAIDAGRVLINDKDITNMSPRKIYDNGVSHVPEERIRFGIAPGLFLYDNAILKQHHLKKFSKRYFLKYDKVKNHTQSIISEYRVATHSINNQIRNLSGGNIQKLILGREISEQPQLLVASHPTYGLDVGATQFLREHLLNLCRQGSSVLLFSEDLDEIFELCDRVAVIFAGEFMGIIDTDDEQVNDIGLMMAGSKRIDPKPVHADISN, encoded by the coding sequence ATGATTAAAATACAACGCCTTGAAATGAAGGATATTTGCAAGTCGTTCCAGGGTGTCCATGCCAACAGGGATATCAACCTTGAGATCAATTCCGGGGAGATCCTGGGGCTGCTCGGAGAGAACGGGGCGGGCAAGACCACGTTGATGAATATCCTTTACGGCATTTATCAGCCCGATTCAGGGAGCATCCTGATCAACGGCAAGCCGGTCCGGATTTCCAATCCCCTGGAATCCATCAACCTTGGCATCGGCATGGTGCACCAGCACTTCATGCTGATCCAGAACCATTCCGTGATCGAAAACATCGCCCTTGGGTACAAGGACACCCCGTTTTTGTTTCCCCAGAAAGCGCTGCGCAGACAAATTAAAGCGTTTTCGGAGCAGTTTGACTTCCAGATTGATCTTGATCAAAAGGTATGGCAGCTTTCCGCCGGTGAACAGCAGCGGGTTGAAATCATCAAAACCCTTTTAAACGGTGCGGATCTGCTCATCCTAGACGAACCCACATCCGTGTTGACGCCCCAGGAGATCAGAGAGCTCATTGAAATCCTTCGCCGGATGAAGGCGGAGGGCCACAGTGTTATTTTCATCTCCCATAAACTTGATGAAATCATGGACATTTGCGACCGGGTTACGGTACTGCGCAAAGGCCGGATCGTGGGGGGCGCCCAGACCCAGACCACAGACAAAATGGGGCTTGCCCGGATGATGGTGGGCAAGGATGTGACCCTGACCATGAACAGGGAACGACTGCCCAAAGGCGACCGGGTGCTCAGTGTTCAAAATATCCATGTTACTGGAGACAAAGGCCTTGCCGCAATTAAAGACGTCTCCTTTGATGTGTATAAAAATGAGATTTTCGGCGTGGCGGGTGTGGCCGGCAACGGACAGCGGGAACTGGCAGAAGCCATCACCGGCATCCGGGCCATTGATGCGGGCAGGGTGCTGATCAACGACAAGGACATCACCAACATGTCGCCCAGAAAAATTTATGACAACGGGGTGTCCCATGTTCCCGAGGAGCGCATCCGATTCGGCATTGCCCCGGGTCTTTTCCTTTACGACAATGCCATTTTAAAACAGCACCATCTCAAAAAATTCTCCAAACGGTATTTTCTTAAATACGACAAAGTAAAAAATCACACACAGTCCATTATCTCAGAATATAGAGTCGCCACCCACTCCATTAACAATCAGATCAGAAACCTTTCGGGCGGCAACATCCAGAAGCTGATCCTGGGCCGGGAAATCAGCGAGCAGCCCCAGTTGCTGGTGGCGTCTCACCCCACCTACGGACTTGATGTGGGCGCCACCCAGTTTTTGCGTGAGCACCTGCTAAATCTATGCCGCCAGGGCAGTTCCGTACTTTTGTTTTCCGAAGACCTGGATGAAATTTTCGAGTTGTGCGACCGGGTGGCCGTTATTTTCGCAGGTGAATTTATGGGCATTATCGACACGGATGATGAACAAGTAAACGATATCGGACTGATGATGGCCGGCTCAAAACGCATTGACCCCAAACCGGTCCATGCAGACATCTCAAATTAA
- a CDS encoding ABC transporter permease — MIRITTSDRYNITPLGSFMTNVAALGAGVLAIGLVFLAAGVNPLYAVSEIFIESFGSVYGIKETITKAIPLILIGAGLTLAFRAKFWNIGAEGQLLMGAIFATWTAQHLGNALPSVVIVPLIFAAGFLGGAIWGIIPAILKIKYAINEVITTLMLNYICAEFLTLLIVGPWKGKTRFGFPGTDALPDAAILGVLPDSRIHYATLILAVLCSVGLCVLIYKTRFGYEARVVGENPDAGKYAGIDFLKTTLILMAVSGGLAGLAGVGEVAGIHHYLGYPNSVSSGYGFTAIIVAWLAKLNPLFTIVSGLFFAGIIVGGDAIQISLGLPAATVEIVNGILLIFLIMGDYFLYHKVQIRWTRTK, encoded by the coding sequence ATGATACGAATTACCACAAGTGACCGCTACAACATTACCCCCCTAGGGTCCTTTATGACCAATGTCGCCGCCCTAGGCGCAGGTGTTCTGGCCATCGGCCTTGTTTTCCTTGCCGCAGGCGTCAATCCCCTGTATGCCGTCTCCGAGATCTTTATTGAATCTTTTGGGTCTGTTTACGGCATCAAAGAAACCATTACCAAGGCCATTCCCTTGATCCTCATCGGTGCGGGCCTGACCCTTGCCTTCAGGGCCAAATTCTGGAATATCGGTGCCGAAGGCCAGCTGCTCATGGGGGCCATTTTCGCCACATGGACGGCCCAGCATCTGGGCAATGCCCTGCCCTCGGTAGTTATCGTTCCGTTGATATTTGCGGCGGGTTTTTTAGGTGGTGCCATATGGGGGATTATCCCGGCCATACTGAAAATCAAATATGCCATCAACGAGGTCATCACCACCTTGATGCTCAACTATATCTGTGCAGAATTCTTAACACTGCTCATTGTGGGGCCCTGGAAGGGCAAAACCCGGTTCGGATTTCCGGGTACAGACGCCCTGCCTGACGCGGCGATTCTGGGTGTGTTGCCCGACTCGCGTATCCACTACGCCACCTTGATTCTGGCCGTCCTCTGTTCGGTGGGGCTTTGTGTTTTAATTTACAAAACCCGGTTCGGTTACGAAGCCCGGGTGGTTGGGGAGAACCCGGACGCCGGTAAATATGCGGGCATCGATTTTCTTAAAACCACGCTTATTCTCATGGCCGTTTCAGGCGGTCTTGCCGGTTTGGCCGGTGTGGGCGAGGTGGCAGGCATCCACCATTATTTGGGATATCCGAACTCCGTGTCATCGGGCTATGGATTTACCGCCATCATTGTGGCCTGGCTTGCCAAACTCAACCCCTTGTTTACCATTGTGTCGGGTCTTTTTTTCGCCGGGATCATCGTGGGCGGGGACGCGATTCAGATCTCCTTGGGACTGCCGGCCGCCACGGTTGAAATTGTAAATGGCATCCTGCTCATCTTTTTGATCATGGGCGATTACTTTTTATATCATAAAGTTCAGATCCGCTGGACCAGGACTAAATAG
- a CDS encoding ABC transporter permease codes for MEEIIISTIQRTMVAGTPLLLATTGEVICERSGILNLGVEGVMAVGAVTAFIVTMTTGHPWLGVLAAMAAGLAVSWIHAFASVTLQANQVVSGLALTMLGLGLSGMMGKPYVGRPLAVKMDDVTIPFLSDLPWIGKALFSQSPFLYLAIVLAIAAWFFLERTRMGIQIRSTGENPKATETQGVNVSLIRYACVLVGGVFSALAGAHLSISYSSSWVEGMTAGRGWIAIALTIFALWNPGRAIFASFIFGGIFVLQYLLQPLGISPNFLAMLPYLSTLIILLAISFKDPRRLNAPAWLGAAYKRGER; via the coding sequence ATGGAAGAGATCATCATTTCAACAATTCAAAGAACCATGGTGGCCGGCACACCACTGCTGTTGGCCACAACCGGAGAAGTGATCTGCGAACGATCCGGCATTCTTAACCTGGGCGTAGAAGGCGTTATGGCCGTGGGTGCCGTAACCGCCTTTATCGTCACCATGACCACAGGCCACCCCTGGCTTGGTGTACTGGCAGCCATGGCAGCAGGCCTGGCCGTCTCCTGGATCCATGCCTTTGCTTCGGTAACCCTGCAGGCCAATCAGGTGGTATCGGGCCTTGCCCTGACCATGCTGGGATTAGGGTTGTCCGGAATGATGGGAAAGCCCTATGTGGGGAGGCCTTTGGCCGTTAAAATGGACGATGTGACTATCCCCTTTTTATCGGACCTGCCCTGGATCGGCAAAGCCCTTTTCAGCCAAAGCCCATTTCTGTACCTGGCCATTGTACTGGCCATAGCTGCCTGGTTTTTCCTGGAGCGCACCCGCATGGGAATCCAAATCAGATCCACCGGGGAAAATCCCAAGGCCACGGAGACCCAGGGCGTCAACGTCTCTTTGATTAGATATGCCTGTGTACTGGTGGGCGGTGTATTCTCCGCCCTTGCCGGTGCCCATCTATCCATTTCCTACTCATCGTCCTGGGTGGAGGGCATGACTGCCGGCCGCGGATGGATCGCGATTGCCCTGACCATATTTGCGTTGTGGAACCCGGGACGTGCGATTTTTGCCTCATTTATCTTCGGCGGTATTTTTGTGCTTCAATATCTGCTCCAGCCCCTGGGGATTTCCCCCAATTTTCTGGCCATGCTACCCTATCTGTCCACCCTGATCATTCTTTTGGCCATCTCGTTTAAAGATCCAAGGCGTCTAAACGCACCGGCCTGGCTGGGTGCGGCTTACAAACGAGGAGAACGATAA
- a CDS encoding DUF3334 family protein — MEIPNNQSIDSIAKLFLETTQTMLEQSTGKEINYANTIQKITRVCMMPDLTCFVQFYGDYMGLVIFNFSDEAAFEIYRHYMINMGMPEDELASSISDPEVADTIGEITNQLMGQLIKSVEETYDLNACYGQPKALTISSAISLSINDTYTENRRLSFKINNYIFRIELAMEDSEFIDATAL, encoded by the coding sequence ATGGAAATTCCAAATAATCAGTCCATTGACAGCATTGCTAAGCTTTTCTTGGAAACCACCCAGACCATGCTGGAACAAAGCACGGGAAAAGAGATCAATTACGCCAACACCATCCAAAAGATCACCCGGGTATGCATGATGCCAGACCTGACCTGCTTTGTTCAGTTCTACGGGGACTATATGGGGCTTGTGATTTTCAATTTCAGCGATGAGGCTGCCTTTGAAATTTACAGGCACTACATGATCAACATGGGCATGCCCGAAGACGAACTGGCCTCATCCATTTCAGACCCGGAAGTGGCAGACACCATCGGAGAGATCACCAACCAGTTGATGGGGCAGTTGATAAAATCCGTGGAAGAGACATATGATTTGAACGCCTGTTACGGCCAGCCCAAGGCTTTGACCATCAGTTCAGCCATCTCCTTGTCCATCAACGATACATACACGGAAAACCGCCGACTCTCCTTTAAAATCAACAATTATATTTTCCGCATTGAACTGGCCATGGAGGACTCTGAGTTCATTGATGCAACCGCACTCTGA
- a CDS encoding M48 family metalloprotease yields MRQLKQAVSLILVIILLFPGATFAISIPDELKLGKEYLQLIEDKGIILHDPVAQKMIEIVGNAIVKQLPPQPFHFDFFMINDDSFNAFATPSANIFVHRGLITSLDTMDELAGILAHEIGHAVGRHVSQSIDRSKLVATGSIAGMIAGILVGAAGGGSEAGQALTYGSIAAGQSAMLTYTRENETEADQKAVLFLEKTGYSPQGILDSLLKIRQVDYQGIENIPDYFKTHPGTATRVSHLSGILADYKPPANKPAPPENFDYTMVKYRVIGLYSDPDTYIPKIEIALKNDPDNVPLHYGLGLLYGRATRINEGIEQLNQALAKDPFEPMILLELGRLYIRDTEYTRAITLLDSMADDALLGDWAIYNRSIAQIQIGDLPAAQRGLEHVLESDKSGFERANYHMAEIMSRQSKQALSNYYLGVYYARIHDEQNAVRQLERAIDTLDDEQMREKAENELSDLRGKGKKRLQGSR; encoded by the coding sequence ATGAGACAACTTAAACAGGCTGTCAGCCTCATTTTGGTTATTATACTTTTATTTCCCGGCGCCACATTCGCCATTTCCATTCCCGATGAACTTAAACTTGGCAAAGAATATTTACAGCTGATCGAAGACAAAGGAATTATTCTCCATGATCCCGTTGCCCAAAAAATGATCGAAATTGTGGGCAACGCCATTGTCAAACAACTGCCGCCCCAGCCCTTTCATTTCGATTTTTTCATGATCAATGACGACTCATTTAATGCCTTTGCCACACCATCTGCCAATATTTTTGTGCACCGTGGGTTGATCACATCCCTGGATACCATGGACGAACTTGCAGGCATCCTGGCCCATGAAATCGGCCATGCCGTGGGCAGACATGTATCCCAATCCATTGACCGGTCCAAACTCGTGGCAACCGGCAGCATAGCCGGGATGATAGCGGGCATCCTTGTCGGTGCTGCAGGGGGCGGCTCAGAAGCGGGCCAGGCGCTGACCTACGGCTCCATCGCCGCCGGGCAGTCGGCTATGCTGACCTATACCCGGGAAAATGAAACCGAAGCTGATCAAAAGGCGGTTCTTTTTCTCGAAAAAACAGGATATTCACCCCAGGGAATACTGGACAGCTTGTTAAAAATCAGACAGGTCGATTACCAGGGGATTGAAAACATTCCCGACTACTTTAAAACCCATCCGGGCACGGCAACCCGGGTCTCCCATTTATCCGGAATTCTGGCAGATTACAAGCCGCCTGCCAACAAGCCCGCACCACCGGAAAATTTTGACTACACTATGGTTAAGTACCGGGTAATCGGGCTTTACTCCGACCCTGACACCTATATTCCTAAAATTGAAATTGCCCTGAAAAATGACCCTGACAATGTGCCCCTCCACTATGGTTTAGGCCTTTTATACGGCCGGGCTACACGAATAAATGAGGGAATTGAACAACTCAATCAAGCCCTGGCAAAAGATCCCTTTGAGCCCATGATCCTTTTGGAGTTGGGCCGGCTTTACATCCGCGATACAGAATATACCCGAGCCATAACGCTTTTGGACAGTATGGCGGACGATGCGTTACTGGGAGACTGGGCCATTTATAACCGCTCTATTGCCCAAATCCAAATCGGAGACCTGCCGGCAGCCCAAAGGGGGCTTGAGCATGTCCTTGAAAGCGACAAATCCGGATTTGAAAGGGCCAACTACCATATGGCCGAAATCATGTCCAGACAGTCAAAACAGGCCCTGTCCAACTACTATCTGGGGGTCTATTACGCCCGAATTCATGACGAACAAAATGCGGTCCGCCAGCTGGAACGTGCCATAGACACCCTGGACGATGAACAAATGCGGGAAAAGGCCGAAAATGAGCTTTCGGATCTAAGAGGCAAGGGTAAAAAGCGGTTGCAAGGCAGCCGATGA
- the fusA gene encoding elongation factor G, with translation MSKPKNIAKIRNIGIMAHIDAGKTTVTERILYYTGRSHKIGEVHDGEATMDWMQDEQDRGITITSAVTYCQWKDATIQIIDTPGHVDFTVEVERALRVLDGAIGVFCAVGGVEPQSETVWRQADRYKVPRMAFINKMDRTGADFFAACDSIREKLSANPVMLQVPIGAEDRFQGVIDLLTMEQIAWNDESLGAEYTAGPIEDEFLDLAEEYRDKLLEAVSELDDGIMEKYLGEEEISVDELRAAIRAATIRRDMVPVLCGSALRNKGVQPLLDAIDYYLPSPKDVPPVKGEHPETEEIVEFKPEKNGPLAALIFKVSMIEGRKLSFARIYSGKIASGADVYNPTLKRKEKLSRILRMHANKRERMDEASAGDIVGIVGLKNSGTGDTLCSSDHPVLLEKMEYALPVISIAIEPKTHADQEKLDDVLDKFMIEDPTLKVSKDDETGQTILSGMGELHLEIIISRMVKEFNTSVNVGKPQVVYREIVTAPATGQAVFDREIQGKSHFANVTVELNPLGRGSGVTFKSLVPEEKIPPQYIANIETGIRESLEGGFLKGYPIVDVEIVLVDGFSEEGKSSELGFGVCAAMAVKEALKNAKMGLLEPIMDVEVFVPDVNMGDAIADLNARGGRVESITPKTGIQVIKSVVPLSKMFGYSTALRSATQGRGTFTMQFKSFDTV, from the coding sequence ATGAGTAAGCCAAAAAATATAGCAAAGATCCGGAATATCGGGATCATGGCCCACATTGACGCGGGCAAGACCACGGTGACAGAGCGCATTCTCTATTACACGGGTAGATCCCATAAGATAGGAGAAGTCCATGACGGCGAGGCCACCATGGACTGGATGCAGGATGAGCAGGACCGGGGGATTACCATTACCTCGGCCGTCACGTATTGCCAGTGGAAAGATGCCACCATTCAAATTATCGACACCCCGGGCCATGTGGATTTCACCGTGGAGGTGGAACGGGCGTTGCGGGTTCTGGACGGGGCCATTGGGGTGTTTTGTGCCGTAGGCGGCGTGGAACCCCAGTCTGAAACGGTCTGGCGCCAGGCCGACCGGTATAAAGTCCCGAGAATGGCATTTATCAATAAAATGGACCGTACGGGTGCGGATTTTTTTGCTGCCTGTGACTCCATCAGAGAAAAACTGTCGGCCAATCCTGTGATGCTCCAGGTCCCCATCGGTGCCGAGGACCGATTTCAGGGGGTTATTGATCTTTTAACCATGGAGCAGATTGCCTGGAATGATGAAAGCCTGGGCGCCGAATACACCGCTGGTCCCATTGAAGATGAGTTTTTGGATCTGGCCGAAGAATATCGGGATAAATTGCTGGAAGCAGTGTCCGAGCTTGATGATGGGATCATGGAAAAGTACCTGGGCGAAGAGGAGATCTCCGTGGATGAGCTTCGCGCGGCCATCCGGGCGGCAACCATCCGCCGGGATATGGTGCCTGTGCTGTGCGGATCTGCTCTGAGAAACAAAGGGGTTCAGCCGCTTCTGGACGCCATTGACTATTATCTGCCAAGCCCTAAAGACGTTCCTCCGGTTAAGGGTGAACATCCTGAAACCGAGGAGATTGTTGAATTTAAACCGGAAAAAAATGGGCCGCTGGCAGCACTTATTTTTAAGGTTTCCATGATCGAAGGGCGCAAGCTTTCCTTTGCCCGGATCTATTCGGGAAAGATTGCTTCGGGTGCAGATGTGTATAATCCGACCCTGAAGCGCAAAGAAAAATTATCCAGAATTTTGCGGATGCACGCCAACAAGCGTGAACGCATGGATGAAGCCTCAGCCGGTGATATTGTGGGTATTGTGGGCCTTAAAAATTCCGGAACCGGCGATACCCTCTGCAGTTCGGACCACCCGGTATTGCTTGAAAAAATGGAATACGCACTGCCGGTTATCTCCATTGCCATTGAGCCCAAAACCCATGCAGACCAGGAAAAGCTTGATGATGTCCTGGACAAATTCATGATTGAGGATCCCACCCTTAAGGTGAGCAAAGATGATGAGACCGGGCAGACCATCTTGTCAGGCATGGGCGAGCTTCATCTTGAAATTATTATTTCAAGAATGGTCAAGGAATTTAATACCAGTGTGAATGTGGGCAAACCCCAGGTGGTGTACCGGGAAATTGTTACCGCCCCTGCAACCGGGCAGGCCGTATTCGACCGGGAGATCCAGGGCAAATCCCATTTTGCCAATGTCACGGTGGAACTCAATCCCCTGGGCCGGGGCAGCGGCGTTACCTTCAAGTCCCTTGTCCCCGAAGAAAAAATTCCCCCCCAGTATATTGCCAATATTGAGACCGGGATCAGGGAAAGTCTGGAGGGCGGATTCCTCAAAGGATATCCCATTGTGGATGTTGAAATCGTACTGGTTGACGGATTCAGTGAGGAAGGCAAATCATCGGAACTTGGGTTTGGGGTCTGTGCGGCCATGGCCGTGAAAGAGGCGCTGAAAAATGCCAAAATGGGTCTGCTTGAACCCATCATGGATGTGGAAGTGTTTGTGCCGGATGTCAATATGGGAGATGCCATTGCCGACCTCAATGCCAGGGGCGGCCGGGTGGAATCCATAACCCCGAAAACCGGCATCCAGGTCATCAAATCCGTGGTTCCCCTGTCAAAAATGTTTGGCTATTCCACAGCGCTTCGCTCCGCCACCCAGGGCCGGGGCACCTTTACCATGCAGTTTAAAAGTTTTGATACCGTGTGA